One window of Candidatus Deferrimicrobiaceae bacterium genomic DNA carries:
- the wrbA gene encoding NAD(P)H:quinone oxidoreductase yields PPEKSRLGFASGVTLAGGRPFRNRNRRKGIPVIYFDIGMFTSNAREGRTMKVYVVFYSMYGHVYRMAEAIAEGVKEIKGAEVFLRRVPETLPPEVLGKMGAVEPQKAFAHVPVCTVDELAQADSILFGTPTRFGNMCGQMRQFLDATGQLWMQGALVGKVGSVFTSSATQHGGQESTILSFHVTLLHQGMVVVGLPYAFQGQMRIDEITGGSPYGASTIAGGKGERMPSENELAAARFQGKHVASIAAKLAK; encoded by the coding sequence CCGCCAGAGAAGTCCCGGCTCGGTTTCGCCTCCGGGGTCACGCTTGCAGGGGGGCGGCCCTTCCGGAATCGAAACCGGCGGAAAGGCATCCCTGTTATATATTTCGATATCGGGATGTTCACGTCGAACGCAAGGGAGGGACGGACGATGAAAGTGTATGTGGTCTTCTACTCCATGTACGGGCATGTCTATAGGATGGCGGAGGCCATCGCCGAAGGGGTGAAGGAGATAAAGGGGGCGGAAGTCTTCCTGCGGCGGGTTCCGGAGACGCTTCCGCCGGAGGTCCTCGGGAAGATGGGTGCGGTGGAGCCCCAGAAGGCGTTCGCCCACGTGCCGGTCTGCACGGTGGACGAGCTGGCGCAGGCGGACTCGATCCTCTTCGGGACCCCGACGCGCTTCGGCAACATGTGCGGCCAGATGCGCCAGTTCCTCGACGCCACCGGCCAGCTCTGGATGCAGGGGGCGCTCGTCGGCAAGGTCGGATCCGTTTTCACGAGCTCTGCGACCCAGCACGGCGGGCAGGAGTCGACCATTTTGTCCTTCCACGTCACCCTGCTTCACCAGGGGATGGTCGTCGTGGGCCTTCCGTACGCCTTCCAGGGCCAGATGCGGATCGACGAGATCACCGGCGGATCCCCCTACGGGGCGTCCACCATCGCGGGCGGCAAGGGGGAGAGGATGCCGAGCGAGAACGAGCTGGCCGCCGCGAGATTCCAGGGGAAGCACGTGGCGTCCATCGCCGCGAAACTCGCGAAATAG
- a CDS encoding DsbA family protein → MEKPELPVVLFSDYICPFCYVGDRRLARLTERYDLKVERRFLEIHPDTPPGGVPVSELGYPPEQWRQMMANLSRMADEEKITLAERKITTNSHKALLLAEAAKEEGAEVFEALNEKLFAAFFGEGRNIGDDGVLRSLAQEAGVSPEIVERAFRDPAYEQMLRANQAIAGQLGITGVPAYLIGNRIVVGAVPTETLLAAAREALPSPP, encoded by the coding sequence ATGGAGAAACCGGAACTTCCGGTAGTTTTATTTTCCGATTATATCTGCCCGTTCTGCTATGTAGGGGACAGACGACTGGCGAGGCTCACCGAGCGCTACGATCTGAAGGTCGAGCGGCGCTTTCTCGAGATCCACCCGGATACGCCCCCCGGGGGGGTGCCGGTTTCGGAACTGGGCTACCCACCGGAACAGTGGCGGCAGATGATGGCGAATCTTTCCCGGATGGCGGACGAGGAGAAGATCACGCTCGCCGAACGGAAGATCACGACGAACTCCCACAAGGCGCTCCTTCTGGCCGAGGCGGCGAAGGAGGAAGGAGCGGAGGTCTTCGAGGCCCTGAACGAAAAGCTTTTCGCGGCCTTTTTCGGAGAAGGGCGAAACATCGGCGATGACGGGGTCCTCCGGAGCCTGGCGCAAGAAGCGGGGGTGTCGCCCGAAATCGTCGAGCGGGCCTTTCGCGATCCGGCCTACGAGCAGATGCTTCGCGCGAACCAGGCGATCGCCGGGCAGCTCGGCATCACGGGCGTTCCCGCCTACCTCATCGGAAACCGGATCGTCGTGGGGGCCGTCCCGACGGAGACGCTGCTTGCCGCGGCCCGGGAGGCTCTTCCTTCCCCGCCCTGA